In the Planctomycetia bacterium genome, one interval contains:
- a CDS encoding polar amino acid ABC transporter ATP-binding protein: MITVASLSKSRSGVRVLDDVSLAGEPGTVTALVGPSGSGKTTLLRCLNGLETFDAGSLAIAGHRLEAGRHAPATLEALRRDVGMVFQQFHLFPHLSVLDNVALAPRLVRRQPRAEARERAIGLLERVGLGSFASSRPATLSGGQQQRVAIARALAMEPRVMLFDEPTSALDPAMSAEVLDVIVGLARSGQTMVVVTHDHAFAKRAAGWVVLLEAGRIARQGAAVDLL, from the coding sequence ATGATCACCGTTGCCTCGCTGTCGAAGAGCCGATCCGGCGTGCGCGTCCTCGACGACGTGTCCCTGGCGGGGGAGCCGGGCACGGTGACGGCGCTCGTCGGGCCGTCTGGCAGCGGCAAGACGACGTTGCTCCGCTGCCTCAACGGCCTGGAGACGTTCGACGCCGGCAGCCTGGCGATCGCCGGCCACCGGCTGGAGGCGGGCCGGCATGCGCCGGCGACGCTGGAGGCCCTGCGGCGCGACGTGGGGATGGTGTTCCAGCAGTTCCACCTGTTTCCGCACCTCTCGGTGCTCGACAACGTGGCGCTGGCGCCGCGGTTGGTGCGGCGCCAGCCCCGCGCGGAGGCCCGGGAGCGGGCGATTGGGCTCCTCGAGCGGGTCGGCCTGGGGAGCTTCGCGTCCTCCCGACCGGCGACGCTCTCCGGTGGCCAGCAGCAGCGGGTGGCGATCGCGCGGGCGCTGGCGATGGAGCCGCGGGTGATGCTCTTCGACGAGCCGACGAGCGCCCTCGATCCGGCGATGTCGGCCGAGGTGCTCGATGTCATCGTCGGGCTGGCCCGGTCGGGGCAGACGATGGTCGTGGTGACCCACGATCATGCCTTCGCCAAACGGGCCGCCGGCTGGGTGGTGCTCCTCGAGGCGGGCCGCATCGCCCGGCAGGGTGCGGCCGTGGACCTGCTCTGA
- a CDS encoding amino acid ABC transporter permease codes for MFVDPDAPSRLAGFEVELAALIAGELGVKPRFQQGQWDRLPLLLGRTADCVINGIELTPERRRDYRCSRSYFAYALQLVARRDAPPPALAALATPSPAGRWRIGVLTGSAAETAAREGGWEAEVVGYDGTVDSLEQLAGGVLDAVLMDDCIFNFYADRFPTLRTVERPFAGGSYTVLTAPDTPRLAAEIDAAIGRLIGDGRLKSLYDRWDLAGRQQMLLLRDATEVPPAPRGTLAELVRDTLPLLLRSAGMTLFLSCVAFPLAVIIGLAVAVGRTYGPPFLRPLLAAYVEFLRGTPLLLQLYAIYFLLPKIGLALPALAAAIAGLALNYSAYESEIYRAGLKAIPTGQFEAALSLGLSRWQALRHVVVPQAVRIVMPPVTSDFIALFKDTSVCSAITVIELTKRYSVLALSTGRIVELAAVTALLYLAMSWPLAILSRWFERRLERPAGPSA; via the coding sequence GTGTTCGTCGATCCCGACGCCCCCTCCCGGCTCGCGGGGTTCGAGGTCGAACTGGCCGCGCTCATCGCCGGGGAACTCGGCGTGAAGCCGCGGTTTCAGCAGGGGCAGTGGGACCGGCTGCCACTCTTGCTCGGCCGGACGGCCGACTGCGTCATCAACGGCATCGAGCTGACGCCAGAGCGCCGGCGCGACTACCGCTGCTCGCGTTCCTACTTCGCCTACGCCCTGCAGCTCGTCGCCCGGCGTGACGCGCCGCCGCCGGCGCTGGCGGCGCTCGCCACTCCGAGCCCTGCGGGCCGGTGGCGGATCGGCGTGCTCACCGGCTCGGCGGCGGAGACCGCGGCCCGCGAGGGGGGCTGGGAGGCCGAGGTGGTGGGCTACGACGGCACGGTCGATTCGCTCGAGCAGCTCGCCGGCGGCGTCCTCGACGCGGTGCTGATGGACGACTGCATCTTCAATTTCTACGCCGACCGGTTCCCGACGCTGCGCACCGTCGAGCGGCCGTTCGCCGGCGGGTCATACACCGTGCTCACGGCGCCCGACACACCCCGGCTCGCGGCCGAGATCGATGCCGCGATCGGCCGGCTGATCGGTGACGGCCGGCTCAAGTCGCTCTACGACCGCTGGGACCTCGCCGGCCGCCAGCAGATGCTCCTGCTCCGCGACGCGACCGAGGTGCCGCCGGCGCCGCGCGGGACGCTGGCCGAACTGGTGCGCGACACGCTGCCGCTCCTCCTCCGGTCGGCCGGCATGACGCTCTTCCTGTCCTGCGTGGCGTTCCCGCTGGCGGTGATCATCGGGCTCGCCGTGGCGGTCGGGCGCACCTACGGGCCCCCTTTCCTGAGGCCGCTGCTGGCCGCCTACGTCGAGTTCCTGCGCGGCACGCCGCTCCTCCTCCAGCTGTACGCCATCTACTTCCTGCTTCCCAAGATCGGGCTCGCCCTGCCGGCGCTGGCGGCGGCGATCGCCGGGCTGGCGCTCAACTACTCGGCGTATGAGTCGGAGATCTACCGGGCCGGGCTCAAGGCGATTCCCACGGGGCAGTTCGAGGCGGCCCTGTCGCTGGGACTGAGCCGGTGGCAGGCGCTGCGGCACGTGGTCGTGCCGCAGGCGGTGCGGATCGTGATGCCGCCGGTGACGAGCGACTTCATCGCCCTGTTCAAGGATACGAGCGTCTGCTCGGCGATCACGGTCATCGAGCTGACGAAGCGGTACAGCGTGCTCGCCCTGTCCACCGGACGGATCGTGGAACTCGCCGCGGTCACCGCGCTGCTCTACCTGGCGATGAGCTGGCCGCTGGCGATCCTCTCGCGCTGGTTCGAGCGCCGGCTGGAGCGGCCGGCCGGACCGAGCGCCTGA